In Desulfomonilia bacterium, the sequence ACTGGTCGCGGTCCATCCGCGATGCACGGATCGGGGACAGCACCAGACGGTGACAGATCATCTGTCACCTGCATGCAGAGCGTTTTCTGAGCAAACCCCATCGTGGTGTCTCGAACAGGCTACTGGCATCGGCGTATGCTGTCGGGAAATCATCGAACGGCTTCTGGAGCACCCTCGACTGGACTGCCTTCGAGCGGCGCAGCGTGTCATTCGCTTTCGTGACACATACGGCGATGATCGGATCGAACAGGCCTGTGAACAGGCTCTTGCGTGCGAAACCATCAAAACGTCGACGATCAAAGGGATTCTTCAGCATCTGATGCAGGTGGAATCGCATCTGGTGACGGAACCTCGTCTCGAGGCGGCATATCGGGGCCTCGGTCGGTTCGTTCGCCCCGAATGTATCGTCAGCAAGGGAGGTGCACAATGAATCCCATGCCTCAACTTGCACCGACCCTGCGACAACTCAGGCTCTCCGGGGTGCTGGATTCTCTCGAAACGCGCACGAAGCAGGCTGTCGCAGATCAGATTTCGCATATCGATTTTCTGGCGATGCTGCTTCAGGATGAAGTCGCCCGACGGGAGCAGAAAAAGCTTGCGACGAGGATTCGACGCGGCAATTTCCGACCGGACAAGACTCTCGAAACGTATGACTTCGCCTTCAATCCGCTGATGAATCGCGCCATGATCCAGGACTTGGCCACCTGCCGGTTCATCGAGGAGCGAGCCCCCGTCGTGATCGTCGGCCCCTGTGGGACCGGGAAAAGCCATATTGCTCAGGCCCTTGCCAATCTGGCTGCGCGAAAGGGGTGTGACGTTCTTTTCACGAATCAGACGCGTCTGTTCGGAATGCTTCAGGAAGCCAAGCTGACCAATACGTTCGATCGGAAATTGGCCATGCTGGCGAAACTGGATCTTCTGATCATCGACGATTTCGGAATCAAGCCACTGAGAAATCCGCAGGATGAAGACCTTCACGAACTGATCGCTGAGCGGTATGAA encodes:
- the istB gene encoding IS21-like element helper ATPase IstB, which translates into the protein MNPMPQLAPTLRQLRLSGVLDSLETRTKQAVADQISHIDFLAMLLQDEVARREQKKLATRIRRGNFRPDKTLETYDFAFNPLMNRAMIQDLATCRFIEERAPVVIVGPCGTGKSHIAQALANLAARKGCDVLFTNQTRLFGMLQEAKLTNTFDRKLAMLAKLDLLIIDDFGIKPLRNPQDEDLHELIAERYERKSTVITSNLDLPEWSQALPNKLLGAATIDRIKHGAYILTLEGESYRTARPQQERKASKKAGVKESE